From Jiangella mangrovi:
ATCGACATCTCCGACGGCCGCGAGATCACCTACGGCTACACCAGTGGCCGGCTCACCAGCGTCACCGGCGTCGACGGGACCACCTCGACCTACGGCTACGACACCAACGGCCGCCTGTCCGTGATTACCGACGCCACGGGCGCGGACACCGTCACCAACGTCTACGACGCGCAAGGCAGAGTCAGCACCCAGACCGACGCGTTGGATCGCGAGACGACATTCGAGCACGAGCAGTACAGCACCGACGTCACCGACCCCGAGGGCGGCATCTGGACCGATGTCTACGCAGGCAAGGCACTTGTCGGCCGGTTCGACCCACTCGGGAACCTGACTCAGTCGCGCTACGACGTGTTCTGGAACCCGTCCCAGGTCCGTGACCCGTCCGGTGGGACCACCAGCTTCACCTACGACACCGCCCACCGGGTTACGACGGAGACCGGGCCGGCGCCGTCGAGCCTCACGCAGTCGTGGGTGTACGACACCAACGGCGACGCGACCTCGCACACCGGCCCGCACGGCGCCGTCACCGGTTACACCTACAACGCCGCGCGCCTGCCGCTGACCGTCACCACCGACGACGGCGCCGTCACCACGAACACCTACGACACCCGCGGCCTGCTCGAGACGGCGACCACGCCCGAGGGCCACACCACCGAGTACGACTACGACACCGCCGGCAACCTCGTCACCGAGACCTCGCCGACCGGTGCCGTCACGACCTACGGCTACGACACCTCCGGCCGCATGACCTCCCGCGTGGACCCGCGTGGCAACGAGCCCGGCGCGGACCCCGCGGACTTCACCACGACCTACACCTACGACGATGCCGATCGGCTGCTGACCCAGACCACGCCCGACGGCGCGGTCACCCAGTACGCGTACGACGACGCCGGCCGCCTGGTGGAGATCACCGATCCGGCGGGGGAGATCACCACCAACGTCTACGACGGCGCAGGCCAACTCACGACGACCACCGCACCCGACGGCGGCGTCACTACCCACACTTACGACGACGCAGGGAACCAGACCAGCATCACCGACCCCAACGGCGACGTCACCACCCTCGAGTACGACGCCGCCAACCGGCTCGTCGCGCGGACCTCTCCACGCGGCAACGAAGCCGGCGGCGACCCGGCCGACTTCACCACCACCTTCGGGTATGACGAGCGCGGCTTCCAGGTCAGCCTCACTGACCCGATGGGCGCGGTCGAGGTCACCGAGTACGACGAACTCGGCCGCCGTGTCTCCGTGACCGACGAGCTCGGCCGCGAGAGCACCTGGTCCTACGACGGCGCCGGACGCACGCTGACCGCCACCGATCCAGGGGGCCGGGTCACGACGACGGACTACGACGAGGTCGGCCGCCCGATCGCGGTCATCGATCCCGCCGACGGCGTGACGACCTCCACCTACGACGACGACGGCAACCGGCTGACCGAGACGACGCCGGGTGGCATCACCGTCACGAGAACCTACGACGATGACGGACGGGTCAGCACGCTCACCGACGGGCGTGGCGAGATCACCACCTACGGCTACGACGCCGCCGGCGGACTGATCACTGAGACGAACCCATCAGGCGAGACCACGACCACCAGCTACGACGCGCTCAACCGCATCGCTACCGTCACCGACGCCCTGTCGCGCACCACCAGCTACACCTACACCCCCGCCGGTCAGGTCGACACGGTCACCGACCCCACCGGCGCCGTCACCACCTACACGTACGACCCCGTCGGGCGCGTCGCGACGATCACCGACGCCAACAGCCACACCACCAGCTATGACTATGACCTCGCCGGTCGGCAGACCAGCGTCACCGACGGCCTGAACCGCGTCGCCAGCTACGACTACGACGCCGACGGCAACCGCACCGGCATCACCAACGCCCGCGGCCAGACCGTCACCACCGTCTACGACGCCCGCGGGCTGAAGACCAGCGTCGCCATCCCTGGCGCCACGACGGTCACCTACGGCTACGACGACGCCGGCCAGCTCACCAGCGTCACCGACGCCACCGGCACCCGCCAGCTCACCTACGACGACGCCGGCCAGATGACCAGCGTCGGCACCGCGGCCACCGGGTTCGACTACACCTACGACGACCTCGGCAACGTCGCCTCGATCACCTACCCGGGCGGCACCCAGGTCGTCAGCACCTACGACGCCGACTCGCTGCTCGCGACCCGCACCATCAACGGCCAGGCCAGCAGCTTCACCTACGACAACGCCGGCAACCCGCTCACCGCGACCTTGCCCGGCGGGACCACTGAGGAGCGCGGCTACGATGACGCCGGCCGCCTCACCAGCGTCCGCTCCGAACGCTCCACCGGAGCGCTGATCTCGTCGTGGACCTACACCCTCGACGACGCCGGCCAGCCCACCCGCATCGACACCACCCGCGGGACCGCCGCCCCGACCCGCACCACCATCGAGTACGACGACGCCGGCCGTCCCACCCGCGAGTGCACCGTCCCCGCCACGAGCACCTGTACGGCCACCGGCGGCACCCGCTACGACTACGACGACGTCGGCAACCGCACCCGCGTGCGCACCGCCACCACGGACCTGACCCACGCCTACGACGCGGCCAACCAGATCACCGCCACCATCCAGACCGCCACCGGCACGCCCGTCCAGAGCTACACCCACGACCTGGACGGCAACCTCATCACCGATGGCGCGACCACCTACACGTTCGACGCCGCGAACCGGCTCACCGCTGTCGACACCGCCACCACCGACGCCGTCTACGGCTACGACGGCTTCGGTCTGCGTACCAGCAGCACCACCGGCACCGCGATCACCCGATCGACCTGGGACATCAATGCCGACGTCCCGTATCGGACCGAGACCATCACCCCGGCCGGCGCGACCACCGCCTACGTCACCGACCCCACGGGTGCGATCCTCGCCCAACGCACCGCCGCCGGGGTGTTCCCGCACCTTCACGACCGACTCGGCAGCACCACCGAGGTCGTCAACACCACCGGCGCCCAGCAGTGGCGCTATACCTACGACGTCTTCGGCGTCACCACTACCACCCAGGTCGCCACCTCACCGCCGGCCAACACCGGCCGCTACACCGGCGCCCACCAAGACACCGCCACCGCCGACTACCACCTGCTCGCCCGCGACTACCAGCCCGACACAGGCCGCTTCACCAGCACCGACCCCGTCGACCGGCCCGCCGGCTCGTCCGCGATCAGCCCCTACATCTACGCCGACGGCCAGCCCACCACTCTCACCGACCCCACCGGCCTCTGCCCCCTCTGCGTGATTGCAGCGGTCGGCGGCGCGATCGGCGGCCTCGCCGGCGGCGTCTCCTACGCCTTCGACCACGAAGGCGACTGGGACTGGTCCGACTTCGGCACCCAGGTGTTCCAGGACGCCGCCATCGGCGCCGGCGCCGCCATCCTCATGCCCGGCGTCGGCAACGCCGTTGCCTCCACCGTGCGCAGCGGCGCGCCCAGGTTCCTCACCGCCCTCGGCGTCAACACCGCCGTCGGCGCCGGCTACACCTGGGCCACCAACACCCTCCTCTGTCGACCCACCTCAGCCCTCGATGTCGCCCTCGGCGCCATCGGCGGCGGCCTCTCCAGTGCCGTCCCCGCGTTCTTGAGCCGTTCGAGCCTTCCTGGAGCCAATCGTTCGGCTGGCCCATTGGGACCTGGGGCGGGCGCCGTCGCTGGGCTCACCGACGAGCAGATTCAACTGGCAACCCAGCACGTAACGAACAGCGGGGACACCGTGCTCGGGCGTCATCCGGGGTACATCAACAAAGCGGAGGCCAGGGGAGCGAGCTACTTCGACATCGGCAAGCAGAAGTGGGACGAGTACACGGCTCAGGGGTTCGATCCGTGGGCGCTGAACGTGTACTTCCTCGACGACCGAATCGCCGCCGGCGACCGCATACTGCTGTCCGTGCCCAAGGGTGAGATCCCTCTGGGCGGGTATCTTCAGAGGGAGATCGATTACCTCCTTGCCAACGGCTACCAATGGGTGAACCAATGGTCCCTCCGTCCTCGAGGCTGACATGACGCTCATCCTTGCGTTCATCGCCGCCCACATGGATTTCCTCTGGCGCGAAGCGCGGTACCGGATCGTCGGCTCCGAGGTCTCGACATCGAACGGCGGCGATGCGCTGCTCTTGGTCGAGTCCGCTCTGCTCCGGTTGCGTTTCGTCAGCGACCGTCAGCAGCTGTTGCTCGACTTCCAGCCGGCCGCGACCGGCTCAGCCACCGAGTGGTACACGATTGATCTCGTCCGGCGCCTCTTCCTCAAGCAACGCGAGACCTCCTCGCTCCTTGACGAGTCGTATGCCGAATTCCTCCGAGTCCATCTAGCTGAGATCGAGGAGCGGTTCTCCCCGGATGCGTGGGCAACAACACGCTCCGAGCTGAGACAGCTCATGCGTAAACGGTCAAAAGAGATGTTCGGTTAGGCGGGGGCCGGCAACCCAGTGGAGAAATCCCTGTGAGCAGCGAGGGTCGGAACCGTGCGGGGTCACAAGGGCAGGTCTGAGACGGCGAATGGGACGCTGACCCTGGGCGGATCCGAGTCCCTCCGCGGCGACCTCCGCGTACCTGGACTCGGTGACGGTGTCGATGCGGGTGCTGACAGCGGGGGAGGGCTACCGATACCTGCTGAGGTCGGTCGCAGCCGGTGATGGCAACCGCTCGCTGTCGACGCCGTTGACCCGCTACTACCAGGAGAAGGGCACACCCCCCGGGTTCTGGCTCGGGACAGGCGTGCACGGCTTCGGCGACGGCACACTGACCTCCGGCGATGTCGTGACGGAGGCGCAGCTGCGTCGCCTGCTCGGCCGGGGCCTGGACCCCCTGACCGGCGAGCCGCTGGGCCGCTGCTTCTACCAGTTCAAGCCGGTCGCGGTGCGAGTTGCGGTCCGCGCTGCACGCCTGAGCCCGGAACTCTCTCCTGAGCAACGAACGGAGAGCATGCGGCAGATCAAGGCGGAAGAGGCCGCGCGCTCGCGGCCTCGGACCGTCGCCGGCTACGACCTCACCTTCTCGGTCCCGAAGTCGGTGTCCGTCCTGTGGGGGCTCGCCGACGTCGGCACCCAGGCGATGATCGTCCATGCACATCACGACGCCATCGCGGATGTAATCGCGCTGCTCGAGCGCGACGTCGCGATGACCCGCACCGGAACCGGTGGAGTCGCACAGATCGAGACCCTGGGCGTAGCCGCGACGGCGTTCGATCACTACGACTCCCGGGCATCGGACCCACAGCTGCACACGCATGTTGTCATTGCGAACCGGGTGCAGGGTCGCGACGGCAGGTGGCGCACGCTCGACGGGCGCCCGATGCATGCCGCGGTGGTTGCGCTGTCCGAGCACTACAACTCTGTCCTCGCCGATCACCTGACCCGAGCACTCGGCGTCGGCTGGGAGCGACGAACGCGGGGCGAGAAGCGCAATCCGTCCTGGGAGATCGTCGGTATCAGCGATGACCTCATCAGTGAGTTCTCGGCGCGGGCAGCCGACATCGAAGTCCAGACGGATCGACTGATTGCCGAGTACATACTGACGCACGGGCGATGCCCATCGCGACGCACGGTGTTGCAGCTGCGCCAGCGGGCCACGCTTGAGACGCGGCCGGAGAAGGAGGTCCGCTCGCTGGCGGAGCGGACCGTCGAGTGGCGCCATCGCGCAGGTCGGATCCTCGACAAGGCCCCGGCGGACTGGGCCTGCAGTGTCGTCACCACGAGTGTCGACCGCGCTGTGCTGCGGGCCGACGACCTTCCACTCGCGGTCGTCGACGAGCTGGCCCGCACCGTCGTCGAACGGGTGGGGCAGAAGCGTTCGACCTGGCGGCGTTGGAACCTCTACGCCGAGGCGTCCCGGCAACTGATGCATCTGCGCTTCGCGGCCACTGCTGACCGGGAGGCGGTCATCGGCATGGTCGTCGACGCCGCCGAGCGTGTCTCGCTGCGGTTGACCCCGCCGGAGCTGGCGGCCACGCCGGCGGAGTTCCGCCGCGCTGACGGCTCGAGCGTGTTCCGGCCCAAGCATGGCGTCGTCTACTCCTCCACGAGCGTGCTAGCCGCCGAGGACCGCCTGCTGCGTCTGGCCGAGAATCGTGCGGCTCCGACGGTCGACCTCGAGGCCGTCGCCGGGGCGACAGCTGTCGAGGACGTCGTCTTGGCCGGCGACCAGGTGCTTGCGATCGAGAAGATCGCCGTCTCGGGCCGC
This genomic window contains:
- a CDS encoding DUF6531 domain-containing protein — translated: MAPELPDSVQGHDAMSEADRDAQLDEHAEGIELDPHRKLPVDDKSLDEVLAELKVSPRRANQLVNAVGLPRNVQGFNSFGGALAASGAVTQYGSVLPGEPVTFTFQVQHSGPAGTVEDVAVSANTRNCLLQQQVYSLGTVSAPSINDGVPGVPVTFTVALPGTGCTGTWNNPLRSNSSVFVNAAVVGGQTGSSTWNLWVNGDIPDGLIGGLCAPTSAGRGGLQNSGGNSVNTATGAFTPSFTDVELAAPGETCSATRTYSSRDTDAGSMGVGWSVPWEARLQIASGGASVVLHAEDGSAQPFTRRSNGTYASPITSRSTLMAVTGGYQLRTPDGTVLAFDTAGTLTSTVAATGQGLSLQHSSGKVSTITDAAGHTFDLTYTGGLLTQIDISDGREITYGYTSGRLTSVTGVDGTTSTYGYDTNGRLSVITDATGADTVTNVYDAQGRVSTQTDALDRETTFEHEQYSTDVTDPEGGIWTDVYAGKALVGRFDPLGNLTQSRYDVFWNPSQVRDPSGGTTSFTYDTAHRVTTETGPAPSSLTQSWVYDTNGDATSHTGPHGAVTGYTYNAARLPLTVTTDDGAVTTNTYDTRGLLETATTPEGHTTEYDYDTAGNLVTETSPTGAVTTYGYDTSGRMTSRVDPRGNEPGADPADFTTTYTYDDADRLLTQTTPDGAVTQYAYDDAGRLVEITDPAGEITTNVYDGAGQLTTTTAPDGGVTTHTYDDAGNQTSITDPNGDVTTLEYDAANRLVARTSPRGNEAGGDPADFTTTFGYDERGFQVSLTDPMGAVEVTEYDELGRRVSVTDELGRESTWSYDGAGRTLTATDPGGRVTTTDYDEVGRPIAVIDPADGVTTSTYDDDGNRLTETTPGGITVTRTYDDDGRVSTLTDGRGEITTYGYDAAGGLITETNPSGETTTTSYDALNRIATVTDALSRTTSYTYTPAGQVDTVTDPTGAVTTYTYDPVGRVATITDANSHTTSYDYDLAGRQTSVTDGLNRVASYDYDADGNRTGITNARGQTVTTVYDARGLKTSVAIPGATTVTYGYDDAGQLTSVTDATGTRQLTYDDAGQMTSVGTAATGFDYTYDDLGNVASITYPGGTQVVSTYDADSLLATRTINGQASSFTYDNAGNPLTATLPGGTTEERGYDDAGRLTSVRSERSTGALISSWTYTLDDAGQPTRIDTTRGTAAPTRTTIEYDDAGRPTRECTVPATSTCTATGGTRYDYDDVGNRTRVRTATTDLTHAYDAANQITATIQTATGTPVQSYTHDLDGNLITDGATTYTFDAANRLTAVDTATTDAVYGYDGFGLRTSSTTGTAITRSTWDINADVPYRTETITPAGATTAYVTDPTGAILAQRTAAGVFPHLHDRLGSTTEVVNTTGAQQWRYTYDVFGVTTTTQVATSPPANTGRYTGAHQDTATADYHLLARDYQPDTGRFTSTDPVDRPAGSSAISPYIYADGQPTTLTDPTGLCPLCVIAAVGGAIGGLAGGVSYAFDHEGDWDWSDFGTQVFQDAAIGAGAAILMPGVGNAVASTVRSGAPRFLTALGVNTAVGAGYTWATNTLLCRPTSALDVALGAIGGGLSSAVPAFLSRSSLPGANRSAGPLGPGAGAVAGLTDEQIQLATQHVTNSGDTVLGRHPGYINKAEARGASYFDIGKQKWDEYTAQGFDPWALNVYFLDDRIAAGDRILLSVPKGEIPLGGYLQREIDYLLANGYQWVNQWSLRPRG